A single window of Meriones unguiculatus strain TT.TT164.6M chromosome Y unlocalized genomic scaffold, Bangor_MerUng_6.1 ChrY_unordered_Scaffold_23, whole genome shotgun sequence DNA harbors:
- the LOC132651567 gene encoding endogenous retrovirus group K member 5 Gag polyprotein-like, translating to MGISGSKGKRMFLSILRHMLSEKGLRISDETASQFYEYMLRAAPWYPLEGSLTLPDWKRLGKDLKKYAVDHPEEPIPRQMFPIWLQIRDALTEKSDLELLTEGVCSNFEEQPLILTEKDCKYEATIKPPIKEPLGLELGDSDDLFDEEQAYKDEMYPEDRDHDFFTAMAASPTASPFAPPVFKLRRKPHPPIGFQAVLQEAKQTVDITFGFPVINAGQDDDEPKWEPLSLKTLKELQAAVKTAGPSAPFTLQVLDLIASQWLTPSDWHQTAKSVLSPGDYVLWRTDYEDRCRRSMATTLAPLGKKGKTANLDMLLGTGIYITPESQTKLSKEVLKEVMANAVSAWRAIPPAEGSGTVLAGIKQTLEEPYQVFIARLEEAINRMLPPSEGTSLLLKQLAWENANALCKDLIRPIRKTGNLQDYIKACADATPAVMQGMAYAAAMHRTPISKFIKATYGGGKNERSFTCYNCGKPGHRKNACPEDDQNKGTKKGTTAPGICPRCEKGKHWKNECKSKFHKDGTPLTEKESKN from the coding sequence ATGGGGATTTCTGGCTCAAAGGGCAAGCGTATGTTCCTGTCCATTCTGAGGCATATGCTCTCAGAAAAGGGGTTACGAATTTCAGATGAAACTGCTTCTCAGTTTTATGAGTATATGTTGAGGGCAGCACCTTGGTATCCCCTGGAAGGTTCCCTGACTCTACCAGATTGGAAAAGGTTAGGTAAAGATTTGAAAAAGTATGCTGTTGATCATCCTGAGGAACCAATACCTAGGCAAATGTTTCCTATCTGGTTACAGATCAGAGATGCATTAACAGAAAAATCTGATTTAGAATTATTAACAGAGGGAGTATGCTCTAATTTTGAGGAACAACCTTTAATTTTGACTGAGAAAGATTGTAAATATGAAGCTACAATAAAGCCGCCTATTAAAGAGCCTCTAGGTCTAGAATTGGGAGATTCTGATGATTTGTTTGATGAAGAGCAAGCTTATAAGGATGAGATGTATCCAGAGGACAGAGATCATGACTTTTTTACAGCCATGGCTGCTTCGCCTACAGCATCTCCATTTGCTCCTCCTGTTTTTAAACTAAGGAGAAAGCCTCATCCTCCAATTGGTTTTCAAGCCGTATTACAGGAAGCTAAGCAAACTGTAGATATAACATTTGGCTTCCCAGTTATTAATGCAGGGCAAGATGATGATGAACCAAAATGGGAGCCTTTATCTCTAAAAACTTTGAAAGAATTACAAGCGGCAGTTAAGACTGCTGGACCATCGGCTCCTTTTACTCTTCAGGTATTGGACCTGATTGCAAGTCAATGGTTAACTCCTAGTGACTGGCATCAGACGGCTAAGTCAGTACTGTCTCCCGGAGATTATGTATTGTGGAGAACGGATTATGAGGATAGATGCAGAAGATCTATGGCTACTACCTTGGCACCattagggaaaaaaggaaaaacagctaACCTGGATATGTTATTAGGAACTGGAATATATATTACTCCCGAAAGCCAGACTAAACTATCCAAGGAAGTTCTTAAGGAGGTTATGGCCAATGCTGTTTCGGCATGGAGAGCTATTCCTCCTGCTGAAGGATCAGGTACTGTGCTGGCAGGAATTAAACAAACGTTGGAAGAACCATATCAGGTCTTTATAGCTAGGCTTGAAGAAGCTATTAATAGGATGTTGCCTCCTAGTGAAGGGACTTCCCTCCTTTTAAAACAATTggcatgggaaaatgcaaatgCTCTGTGTAAAGACTTGATTAGGCCCATTAGGAAAACGGGGAACCTTCAGGATTATATCAAGGCTTGTGCTGATGCCACACCAGCAGTAATGCAAGGAATGGCATATGCAGCTGCCATGCATCGAACCCCTATTTCTAAATTTATCAAGGCCACCTATGGGGGTGGAAAGAATGAAAGGAGTTTTACCTGCTATAATTGTGGGAAACCAGGTCATAGGAAAAACGCTTGCCCTGAAGATGACCAGAATAAGGGAACAAAGAAAGGAACTACAGCCCCAGGAATATGTCCTAGATGTGAAAAAGGGAAACATTGGAAAAATGAATGTAAATCCAAGTTCCACAAAGATGGAACTCCTCTGACTGAAAAGGAATCAAAAAACTAG